Proteins from one Mesotoga infera genomic window:
- the fabF gene encoding beta-ketoacyl-ACP synthase II, with amino-acid sequence MKRVVITGLGVVSPIGNNLSEFWNSLKNGKSGIDWIEGFDTSQFQVKIAGQVKNFDPLRYMDRKEVRRNARFVQLAIASAQEAFEDSRLDESVFDRERAGVIYGVGLGGMDVLEEQHGQLLSKGPGRVSPFLIPMTIANMAPGVLAIRFGFKGTNFTISTACASSTNALGEAARLIAGGLLDVAISGGSEATITPLALAGFANMTALSTRGPERASCPFDLNRDGFVMAEGSATLILEEYEHALKRHAKIYAEIVGYGSTDDAYHITSPEESGEGAFRAMVMALESARIDPGEVDYLNAHGTSTPLNDITETKAIKRLFGCRQDLNISSTKSMHGHALGAAGAIEAVATIMAMNNSLVPPTINYETPDPQCDLNYTPNKAFAREIQFAMSNSLGFGGHNATLLFKRIS; translated from the coding sequence ATGAAAAGAGTAGTAATCACCGGCCTGGGAGTCGTCAGTCCAATAGGCAACAATCTTTCTGAATTCTGGAACTCTCTGAAGAACGGTAAATCGGGGATCGACTGGATAGAGGGCTTCGATACCTCCCAGTTTCAGGTTAAGATCGCCGGACAGGTGAAGAACTTCGATCCATTGAGGTACATGGACAGAAAGGAGGTCCGAAGGAACGCAAGGTTCGTACAGCTGGCGATTGCCAGCGCACAGGAGGCCTTCGAAGATAGTCGTCTAGATGAAAGCGTATTCGACAGGGAGCGCGCCGGCGTGATCTACGGAGTCGGTCTTGGAGGGATGGATGTTTTAGAGGAGCAGCACGGACAGCTCCTATCAAAGGGGCCTGGAAGGGTCAGTCCCTTTCTAATCCCCATGACCATTGCCAACATGGCACCGGGTGTGCTGGCCATCAGGTTCGGTTTCAAGGGTACGAATTTCACGATATCGACTGCCTGTGCCTCGAGTACGAACGCCCTGGGTGAGGCGGCCCGGCTGATAGCGGGAGGTCTTCTAGATGTGGCGATTAGTGGGGGCAGTGAAGCGACGATAACACCCCTGGCGCTTGCCGGATTTGCCAACATGACAGCCCTTTCAACAAGGGGTCCCGAAAGGGCCAGCTGTCCTTTCGACCTGAATCGCGACGGTTTCGTTATGGCAGAAGGTTCGGCGACTCTAATTCTCGAGGAGTATGAACACGCCCTGAAAAGGCACGCAAAAATATACGCAGAAATCGTTGGCTACGGTTCGACGGACGATGCGTATCATATAACCTCGCCAGAAGAATCGGGAGAAGGTGCTTTCAGGGCAATGGTAATGGCTCTCGAGTCGGCGAGGATTGATCCAGGCGAAGTCGATTATCTGAACGCTCACGGCACTTCCACTCCCCTGAACGACATAACCGAAACAAAAGCTATCAAGAGGCTATTCGGATGCAGGCAGGATCTGAACATCAGTTCTACGAAATCCATGCACGGACACGCGCTGGGTGCGGCCGGAGCGATAGAAGCGGTAGCCACGATAATGGCGATGAACAACTCTCTGGTACCTCCGACGATAAATTACGAGACTCCCGATCCGCAGTGCGATCTGAATTATACTCCAAACAAAGCCTTCGCCAGAGAAATACAATTCGCCATGAGCAACTCACTGGGTTTTGGCGGACACAATGCGACGCTTCTGTTCAAGAGAATTTCATAA
- the acpP gene encoding acyl carrier protein, which translates to MREKVITIVAQHLGVDAKSVCGDSRFVEDLGADSLDLVDLVMELEDEFSIQINDSETGKFKTIDDVVSFINTLEEK; encoded by the coding sequence ATCAGAGAAAAGGTAATTACTATCGTAGCACAGCACTTGGGAGTGGATGCAAAAAGCGTGTGTGGAGATTCGAGATTTGTCGAAGATCTTGGAGCAGATTCGCTGGACCTTGTCGATCTCGTAATGGAGCTGGAGGATGAGTTCTCTATACAGATAAACGATAGTGAAACGGGAAAGTTCAAGACCATCGACGATGTAGTATCGTTTATAAACACGCTTGAAGAGAAGTGA
- the hpt gene encoding hypoxanthine phosphoribosyltransferase produces MHFDPSKIEVLYSEKDLERIVERLASEINAYYTPITDEITAVCILKGSVHFYSDLLKRINLKVRYNFVHVSSYSGSSTTGRIRVKTWVDESVTDKYVLLVEDIVDTGGTLRYIINYIWKQKPAGVKLVSLFEKTIHEHGVKIDFTGDRIGDLFVVGYGLDFDEVYRNLPYVGYLKSDL; encoded by the coding sequence ATGCACTTTGATCCTTCGAAAATCGAAGTACTATATTCGGAAAAAGATCTCGAGAGAATTGTAGAACGGCTCGCGAGCGAAATAAATGCTTATTATACGCCTATCACCGATGAAATCACGGCCGTCTGTATTTTGAAAGGATCGGTACACTTTTACAGTGATTTGCTCAAGAGAATCAATCTAAAGGTGAGATACAATTTTGTTCACGTTTCCAGTTATTCGGGAAGTTCAACTACTGGTCGGATAAGGGTGAAGACCTGGGTGGACGAGTCGGTTACCGATAAATACGTCCTGCTGGTTGAAGATATCGTCGATACCGGTGGGACACTTCGATACATAATAAACTACATATGGAAGCAGAAACCCGCCGGCGTGAAGCTGGTATCGCTTTTCGAAAAGACTATTCATGAGCACGGTGTCAAAATCGATTTTACCGGCGACAGAATAGGAGATCTGTTCGTCGTTGGCTATGGGCTGGACTTCGATGAAGTGTACCGGAATTTGCCGTATGTGGGTTATCTGAAGTCGGACTTATGA
- the fabD gene encoding ACP S-malonyltransferase has product MVAWLFPGQGSQYVGMCKGLYESCASIRDNLELSGRLLGFDMVDIMQNGPEEVLKLTQNAQPAILAHSIAISDLLSDYGSRPNIVAGLSLGEFSALVVAGSLSYSDALRLVRLRGLAMQEAISPGEGTMAAIVGLPEELVERICGEVSPEGDVIVANYNCPGQLVVSGLTALVRKVVLLAQERGARRTVELSVSAPFHSKFLQPVGEVLKEFLKGIQVRAPKIPVISNVTAEFFPDDPEKIKELLIVQAFSPVKWEQTIRKMLSIGVDRFVEVGPGRVLNSFVKKIDRNAQVSSTDVENLAQLREIEINA; this is encoded by the coding sequence ATGGTAGCTTGGTTATTTCCCGGTCAGGGTAGTCAATATGTGGGAATGTGCAAAGGACTTTACGAGAGCTGCGCTTCGATAAGAGATAACCTGGAGCTTTCGGGACGGCTCCTCGGATTCGATATGGTAGATATTATGCAAAACGGTCCAGAAGAAGTGCTGAAATTGACTCAGAACGCTCAGCCGGCGATTCTGGCTCACAGCATAGCGATTTCCGATCTTCTGAGCGATTACGGCTCGAGGCCCAATATAGTGGCCGGACTCTCGCTCGGAGAGTTCAGTGCGCTGGTGGTTGCCGGATCGCTAAGTTACTCTGACGCGTTGAGACTGGTGAGGTTGAGGGGATTGGCAATGCAGGAGGCAATCTCTCCTGGAGAAGGCACTATGGCCGCGATAGTCGGTTTACCCGAAGAACTCGTAGAGAGAATCTGTGGGGAGGTTTCCCCGGAGGGAGACGTGATAGTGGCAAATTACAACTGCCCCGGACAATTGGTCGTCTCCGGTCTGACGGCATTGGTGAGAAAAGTGGTCCTACTTGCCCAGGAGCGTGGTGCGAGAAGGACGGTCGAGCTTTCGGTAAGTGCACCATTCCATAGCAAATTCCTTCAGCCCGTCGGAGAAGTACTGAAAGAGTTTTTAAAAGGCATCCAGGTAAGGGCTCCGAAGATACCCGTCATATCCAACGTGACGGCCGAGTTCTTTCCCGACGATCCGGAAAAGATAAAGGAGCTTCTCATAGTTCAGGCCTTCAGCCCGGTGAAGTGGGAACAAACGATCAGGAAGATGCTTTCCATCGGTGTCGACAGATTCGTGGAAGTTGGCCCTGGAAGAGTGCTCAATTCATTTGTGAAGAAGATAGACAGAAACGCACAGGTGAGTTCTACGGATGTGGAAAATCTGGCTCAACTGCGTGAGATAGAGATAAACGCATAA
- a CDS encoding DegV family protein encodes MLAISIDSGCAPVKGFVKKHGLFFMGMKVIIDEKEYGDSFEFQENEFYKIVDSSRDFHTAQPPLGQVLEYYNDIKSKGFTQLLDIHFSSKMSGLYETCLMASKMVEGLDVFVVDTKKVSIGAFLVSKRLIELAKSGMEISRVLEEVPRAISNSFMEFSVPTLKYLIKNGRIGKAQGLAGTLLNIKPILSVDEEGFITPIAKLRGMKKLQEQMVSNVVEFLQERRKDVVLYSIYGSEEYRPMMEETRDRAIEALKETLGIRLEDLELINGRIWPTIACHSGPAVFGLACYGEKNSS; translated from the coding sequence TTGCTGGCTATATCCATAGATTCCGGATGTGCTCCGGTCAAGGGATTCGTAAAAAAGCACGGATTGTTTTTTATGGGTATGAAAGTGATAATTGATGAAAAAGAATACGGCGACAGTTTCGAGTTCCAGGAAAATGAGTTCTATAAAATAGTAGATTCTTCCAGAGACTTTCATACCGCGCAACCTCCGTTGGGTCAGGTGCTTGAATACTACAACGACATCAAATCTAAAGGCTTTACACAACTTCTCGATATACATTTTTCCTCAAAGATGTCGGGACTTTACGAAACATGCCTCATGGCGTCAAAAATGGTAGAGGGCCTGGATGTGTTTGTGGTGGACACCAAAAAGGTCTCTATAGGTGCTTTTTTGGTTTCTAAGAGGTTGATAGAACTTGCCAAAAGTGGAATGGAGATTTCCAGAGTGTTGGAGGAAGTGCCCCGGGCGATTAGCAACTCTTTTATGGAATTCAGCGTTCCAACCCTGAAGTACCTGATTAAGAACGGTAGAATAGGGAAGGCTCAGGGTCTTGCCGGGACACTCCTGAACATAAAGCCGATTCTCTCAGTGGACGAAGAGGGTTTTATAACTCCTATAGCCAAATTGAGAGGGATGAAAAAACTCCAAGAACAAATGGTTTCGAATGTTGTCGAGTTTCTCCAGGAAAGAAGGAAAGACGTCGTTCTCTACTCCATATACGGTAGCGAGGAATACCGTCCCATGATGGAGGAGACCCGTGATCGGGCAATTGAGGCTTTGAAGGAGACGCTGGGAATAAGGCTGGAGGATCTAGAGCTTATTAATGGTCGTATCTGGCCCACCATAGCCTGTCACAGTGGACCCGCCGTTTTCGGACTGGCCTGTTACGGGGAGAAGAACAGTTCATAA
- a CDS encoding RsmD family RNA methyltransferase, with amino-acid sequence MLTLTGGEWSRRRIEVTAREVTRYTPQIARKAIFDIIDVEGKNFLDAFSGSGVMVFEALSRRAKQATAIDVSHTACKTIRRNMGRLDPSMKLEILCGDFRRMLPLLAEREERFDFVFADPPFDRNYMPSFLKSLSENISILNLGSLIIVETSEGESLFEEREEARFLKLIDRRNYANVVFTFLVMSNEVPR; translated from the coding sequence TTGTTGACGTTGACTGGCGGCGAATGGTCCCGTAGAAGGATAGAGGTAACGGCGAGAGAAGTGACCCGGTACACCCCGCAGATCGCTAGAAAAGCGATTTTCGATATAATTGATGTGGAAGGGAAAAACTTTCTGGACGCCTTTTCCGGGAGCGGCGTGATGGTTTTCGAGGCCCTTAGTCGGCGAGCAAAACAGGCGACGGCGATCGATGTTTCGCATACAGCATGCAAGACTATCCGGAGAAACATGGGTCGTCTCGATCCTTCGATGAAGCTCGAGATTCTCTGCGGGGATTTTCGTAGAATGCTGCCCCTCCTTGCGGAAAGGGAAGAGCGGTTCGACTTCGTTTTCGCCGATCCGCCATTCGATCGCAACTATATGCCTTCCTTCTTGAAATCTCTTTCGGAGAACATTTCAATTCTAAACCTCGGCTCGCTGATAATAGTCGAAACTTCAGAGGGAGAATCGCTCTTTGAAGAAAGAGAAGAGGCGCGCTTTTTAAAACTGATTGACAGGAGGAATTACGCGAACGTGGTATTCACGTTCCTGGTGATGTCAAATGAAGTTCCTCGTTGA
- a CDS encoding nitronate monooxygenase produces the protein MAWIADHSLASAVSNAGGLGVIAAGNLDSEELREEIIRTRRLTDKPFGVNIMLLSPQAGKLVEVVCEEKVPVVTTGAGNPGPFMERFKCHGIKVLPVVASAGLARRMEKLGADAVIAEGMEAGGHIGKVTTMTLVPVVVDTVTIPVVAAGGIGDGRGLAAAFALGASGVQIGTRFICTFECTAHGKYKERILNSSELDPVVTGSSTGHPVRSLRNGLTRRIEELEREGAGFEEIEKIAVGALKKASREGDVNNGSVMAGQVCGIIKEINTVEEVIGELVEEARKTIDSLGGKGLW, from the coding sequence ATGGCCTGGATCGCAGATCACTCATTGGCGAGCGCAGTTTCGAATGCCGGCGGGCTTGGCGTGATAGCGGCCGGAAATCTCGATTCAGAAGAACTCAGAGAGGAGATAATACGAACCAGAAGATTGACCGACAAACCCTTCGGAGTCAATATAATGCTTCTCTCCCCGCAAGCCGGGAAACTGGTAGAAGTGGTGTGCGAGGAAAAAGTACCCGTGGTCACGACCGGTGCTGGCAACCCAGGCCCCTTCATGGAGAGATTCAAATGCCACGGAATTAAGGTCCTGCCGGTAGTTGCGTCGGCCGGTTTGGCGAGACGGATGGAGAAGCTTGGTGCCGACGCCGTGATCGCAGAAGGTATGGAGGCCGGAGGACACATCGGAAAGGTGACCACCATGACTCTAGTACCGGTCGTTGTCGATACCGTCACCATCCCGGTCGTGGCGGCCGGAGGTATCGGAGACGGTAGGGGATTGGCGGCAGCCTTTGCACTGGGGGCCAGCGGAGTTCAGATAGGAACGCGTTTCATCTGCACTTTCGAGTGTACAGCCCACGGGAAATACAAAGAGCGGATACTCAACTCTTCCGAACTCGACCCTGTGGTCACCGGTTCATCGACGGGTCATCCTGTCAGATCGCTAAGAAACGGTCTCACCAGGAGGATAGAAGAACTAGAGAGAGAAGGGGCGGGTTTCGAAGAGATAGAGAAAATCGCTGTTGGCGCACTCAAAAAGGCCTCCAGAGAAGGGGACGTCAACAACGGTTCTGTAATGGCCGGTCAGGTCTGTGGGATCATAAAGGAGATCAACACCGTAGAAGAGGTAATTGGAGAACTGGTGGAAGAGGCCAGAAAAACAATCGATTCTTTGGGAGGTAAGGGTTTATGGTAG
- a CDS encoding Mut7-C RNAse domain-containing protein encodes MKFLVDESLSKLGRKLRILGLDTAVCSWQTFDSLIVERDIFLTTSRRFLERAIKSRLRCYLLKSNNWRSQLKSVFQRYSIRVEDLKPFSRCSVCNGELEEASPEDLCSVPEYVLLNNENLRKCQNCGRVYWKGSHVEHMRSLYRIIAETSGGKTEQSPF; translated from the coding sequence ATGAAGTTCCTCGTTGACGAATCGCTTTCAAAACTCGGAAGAAAGCTTAGAATACTGGGACTGGACACGGCAGTTTGCAGCTGGCAAACTTTCGACTCTTTGATAGTGGAGAGAGACATCTTTTTGACTACCAGCAGGCGTTTCCTTGAAAGGGCCATTAAAAGTCGTTTACGCTGTTACCTTCTAAAATCGAACAACTGGAGGAGTCAGCTGAAGTCCGTCTTTCAGAGGTACTCGATTCGGGTGGAAGATCTAAAGCCTTTCAGTCGTTGCTCGGTCTGCAACGGTGAACTAGAAGAGGCTTCCCCTGAAGATCTTTGCTCGGTTCCCGAGTACGTACTGCTGAACAACGAAAATCTGCGAAAGTGCCAAAACTGCGGCAGGGTTTACTGGAAGGGCAGCCACGTAGAACATATGAGGTCGCTCTATCGGATAATTGCTGAGACGAGTGGTGGTAAAACTGAACAGAGTCCATTTTGA
- the recG gene encoding ATP-dependent DNA helicase RecG, which produces MLLENFLKCAEEVISLFEREGKEASLHSELVRLSSLIDPEEFDFFPSLKEYLEKFLSYFSPLDSLPRDRRMTRIENGHKMIDKLREIFLVRSEEEVMSLLGKPVAAATSIKYATSVGESRSKILKRMGIETAGDLVNYFPRDYEDRRTIVPISSIVVEEKVSIKGKLLNYSAKKVSGYTIISAVVSDGFGQILLKWFNQDYILQRLVKDRVYLIHGTAKKTPFGPLEMNSPEIEKIEGEVPREILPVYSLTSGISMKMMRKIMKRNLGVVKSLDELLPDFVRHERDLMSRRHAMISIHFPLSLFEMTRARKYLVYEEFFLFELAILYNRSRLRKSRGGIAKTITGELSKRLIARLPFELTGDQIKVFEEIREDMRSSNPMNRLLQGDVGSGKTMVAELAMVDNFEAGYQSALMVPTSVLAMQHFEKLSSDLEPLGIKVELLTGSLKKSEQDRIRLGLVMGEIDIVIGTHSLIQEGVDFENLGLIVVDEQHRFGVRQREALTTKGHLVDSLIMTATPIPRTLAMTAYGDLDVSTIITMPKGRNPVRTLLISRSRTRELYSFIMEELKMGHQIFFIYPLVEESEQIDLKNATDEAERLRSEIFPGVGVELLHGRMSDLEKQEVMGRFRSKESMILVSTTVVEVGIDVPSATVMVIEHPERFGLAQLHQLRGRVGRSSLKSYCIMVLNSGVSKEALDRLRDFSSTSDGFTVAELDLKLRGPGEFMGLRQHGLPQFSLGDIVRDSDLLTAAREDAAKLLRSDPDLQSSGALRLEIEKRFSDSINLIEVG; this is translated from the coding sequence ATGCTCCTGGAAAATTTTCTGAAGTGCGCTGAAGAGGTAATTTCACTTTTCGAAAGAGAAGGCAAAGAGGCTTCGCTACACTCGGAACTGGTTAGACTCTCTTCTCTGATAGACCCGGAAGAGTTCGATTTCTTTCCTTCTTTGAAAGAGTACCTGGAGAAGTTCCTGTCATATTTCTCACCCCTTGACTCTCTGCCTCGTGACAGAAGGATGACAAGGATAGAGAACGGCCATAAGATGATCGACAAACTCCGCGAAATCTTCTTGGTCAGAAGCGAAGAGGAAGTTATGAGCCTGCTGGGAAAACCCGTTGCGGCAGCGACTTCGATCAAGTACGCCACCTCAGTCGGTGAATCAAGGTCGAAGATACTAAAGCGAATGGGAATAGAGACTGCGGGAGATCTCGTAAACTACTTTCCGCGCGACTACGAAGACAGGAGAACGATAGTCCCCATATCCTCCATAGTCGTTGAAGAGAAGGTCAGCATAAAGGGGAAACTTCTGAATTATTCGGCGAAAAAAGTCTCGGGTTACACCATCATTTCAGCCGTTGTGAGCGATGGCTTCGGTCAGATTCTTCTCAAGTGGTTCAATCAGGACTATATTCTGCAGAGACTGGTTAAGGACCGTGTATATCTAATACACGGAACCGCGAAGAAAACACCTTTCGGTCCGCTGGAAATGAACTCGCCAGAAATAGAGAAAATTGAGGGAGAAGTACCCCGGGAGATCCTTCCGGTTTATTCTCTGACCTCGGGCATATCCATGAAAATGATGCGCAAGATAATGAAAAGAAACCTTGGGGTAGTTAAGTCGCTCGATGAGTTGTTGCCAGATTTCGTCAGGCATGAGAGAGATTTGATGTCTAGAAGACATGCGATGATTTCGATCCACTTTCCCCTCAGTCTTTTCGAGATGACGAGGGCCAGAAAGTACCTCGTCTATGAAGAGTTCTTCCTATTCGAGCTGGCCATTCTTTACAACCGTTCCCGGCTGAGAAAGAGCAGGGGAGGTATCGCGAAAACCATCACCGGTGAACTCTCGAAAAGACTGATTGCGAGATTGCCTTTCGAACTTACAGGCGATCAGATCAAAGTCTTTGAAGAGATAAGGGAAGATATGAGATCTTCCAACCCTATGAATAGGCTGCTCCAGGGTGATGTCGGTTCCGGCAAGACCATGGTGGCCGAACTGGCAATGGTGGACAATTTCGAAGCCGGTTACCAAAGTGCTTTGATGGTGCCGACTTCTGTTCTGGCGATGCAGCATTTCGAAAAGCTGTCCAGCGATCTCGAACCGCTCGGAATAAAAGTCGAACTACTCACCGGCTCGCTCAAGAAGAGCGAGCAGGATCGAATCAGGCTCGGTCTAGTTATGGGGGAGATAGACATCGTTATCGGCACGCACTCACTGATACAGGAAGGCGTCGATTTCGAAAATCTGGGCTTGATCGTTGTAGATGAACAGCACAGATTCGGGGTGAGACAGAGGGAGGCACTGACCACGAAGGGGCACCTCGTCGACAGCCTCATCATGACCGCAACGCCTATTCCTAGGACCTTAGCCATGACGGCGTATGGCGATCTCGATGTATCGACCATCATAACCATGCCCAAGGGGCGAAACCCAGTGAGGACACTACTAATCTCCAGAAGCAGGACGCGCGAGCTGTATTCTTTCATAATGGAAGAACTGAAAATGGGACACCAGATCTTCTTCATCTATCCGTTGGTGGAGGAGTCGGAACAGATAGATCTTAAAAACGCTACCGACGAAGCGGAGAGGTTGAGAAGCGAAATCTTTCCGGGTGTGGGCGTAGAGCTTCTGCATGGAAGAATGAGCGACCTTGAGAAACAGGAAGTTATGGGGCGTTTTCGCTCGAAGGAGAGCATGATACTCGTTTCGACGACAGTGGTCGAAGTCGGCATAGATGTACCCTCCGCAACAGTTATGGTGATCGAACACCCGGAGAGATTTGGGCTGGCGCAGCTCCACCAGCTCAGAGGAAGGGTCGGAAGGAGTTCGTTGAAATCTTACTGTATCATGGTCTTGAACAGTGGTGTATCTAAAGAAGCGCTCGACAGGTTGCGCGATTTCTCCAGTACGTCAGACGGTTTCACGGTTGCGGAACTTGATCTTAAATTGAGGGGTCCGGGCGAATTTATGGGGTTGAGGCAGCACGGTTTGCCGCAATTCTCACTTGGTGACATAGTTAGAGACTCCGATCTACTCACGGCCGCTCGTGAAGATGCGGCTAAACTGCTCAGGAGCGATCCGGATTTGCAGAGTTCGGGTGCATTGCGCCTTGAGATAGAAAAGAGGTTTTCCGACAGTATTAACCTGATAGAGGTGGGATAG
- the fabZ gene encoding 3-hydroxyacyl-ACP dehydratase FabZ, whose protein sequence is MDREFVMSRIPHRDPFLMVDGVIEMGTSHIKAFKDINEKLEVFKGHFPNYPIYPGVLIIEGLAQTAGVLLLEPGSTPLFAGIEKARFRGQVRPPCVLEYEVKVIQTKMGVVKVEAMASVEELPVAEAVLLLARA, encoded by the coding sequence ATGGACAGAGAGTTCGTAATGAGTAGGATCCCACACAGAGACCCCTTTCTCATGGTGGATGGGGTTATCGAAATGGGAACCTCTCACATTAAAGCATTCAAAGATATCAATGAAAAACTAGAAGTTTTCAAGGGTCACTTCCCCAACTACCCCATATATCCGGGCGTGCTTATAATCGAAGGACTCGCTCAGACGGCCGGGGTGCTTCTTCTGGAACCAGGTTCTACACCGCTATTTGCAGGTATCGAGAAAGCCCGCTTCAGGGGTCAGGTTAGACCGCCTTGCGTGCTTGAATATGAAGTGAAAGTTATACAGACGAAGATGGGTGTCGTTAAAGTTGAGGCGATGGCGAGCGTAGAGGAACTGCCAGTAGCCGAGGCTGTCCTCTTACTTGCCCGCGCGTAG
- the trmB gene encoding tRNA (guanosine(46)-N7)-methyltransferase TrmB: MDHFLGNFIDATEYELPLKIVELFHRAGPNFLEIGFGGGEFLLQMAQNKPEWNFVGLELSMVSCQKLLKSVLRKGLKNLRVLLIDAQFALDRVLPSDSFDGVYMNFPCPWPKKRHSGRRLNSREFMEKVSRVLKPGGFFQLYTDSEDFALGMVSSLESTGLYNIGAMEKNPSEGVNTRYEAKWLSAGRQIFRLYSTLESSTARRDVLKEEEMPHKWLSGEIDMDRLEEIYNVPIIEGESLVKFLRVFKSMGEESYLVETITVDNDYSQRFYINLVRKEAGWLVQLDSQAKPFRTPAVKLAVNRLASIVQQ, translated from the coding sequence GTGGATCATTTTTTAGGAAATTTCATCGATGCGACCGAATATGAGCTGCCTTTGAAGATCGTAGAACTCTTCCATCGTGCCGGTCCGAACTTCCTCGAAATAGGCTTCGGAGGTGGCGAGTTTCTTCTTCAGATGGCTCAGAACAAACCAGAATGGAATTTTGTTGGGCTTGAACTCTCGATGGTTAGCTGCCAGAAACTCCTTAAATCCGTCCTGAGAAAGGGTTTGAAAAACCTTCGTGTTCTCCTGATAGATGCGCAGTTCGCGCTGGACAGAGTCCTTCCGTCGGACTCTTTCGATGGAGTTTATATGAATTTCCCCTGCCCCTGGCCCAAAAAGAGACACTCGGGTAGACGCTTGAACAGTAGAGAGTTCATGGAGAAGGTCTCGAGGGTGTTGAAACCAGGCGGTTTTTTTCAACTTTACACCGATTCGGAAGACTTCGCGCTTGGGATGGTCTCGAGTCTGGAATCGACCGGATTATACAATATAGGAGCTATGGAAAAGAATCCCTCAGAGGGGGTGAACACAAGGTATGAAGCCAAGTGGCTATCGGCAGGAAGGCAGATTTTCAGGCTTTACAGCACTCTCGAGAGCAGTACTGCCAGGCGCGATGTTTTGAAGGAGGAAGAGATGCCTCACAAGTGGTTGAGCGGGGAAATCGATATGGACAGGCTGGAAGAGATTTACAATGTTCCGATAATCGAGGGCGAATCTCTGGTGAAGTTTTTGAGGGTATTCAAATCAATGGGAGAAGAAAGTTACCTGGTGGAAACGATAACCGTTGACAACGATTACAGCCAGAGGTTTTACATCAATCTGGTACGTAAGGAAGCGGGCTGGCTGGTTCAGCTCGATAGTCAAGCCAAACCCTTCAGAACGCCTGCCGTGAAACTGGCTGTGAATAGACTTGCATCGATTGTCCAACAATAA